A single Lolium perenne isolate Kyuss_39 chromosome 6, Kyuss_2.0, whole genome shotgun sequence DNA region contains:
- the LOC127306343 gene encoding protein NOI4-like isoform X1 yields the protein MSMEAGRTIPKFGQWDVNNPASADGFTVIFSKARDEKKAPVTNVHKINRSTDSKDGRTEKMNSYNNNNSRANTSKKWFCCVSPSPTQP from the exons ATGTCG ATGGAAGCTGGTCGCACCATCCCCAAGTTCGGGCAATGGGACGTGAACAACCCGGCCTCCGCCGACGGGTTCACGGTTATCTTCAGCAAGGCCAGGGATGAGAAGAAGGCCCCCGTCACCAACGTGCACAAGATCAACAGGTCTACCGACAGCAAGGACGGTAGGACCGAGAAGATGAActcctacaacaacaacaactccagGGCCAATACATCG AAGAAATGGTTCTGCTGCGTGTCGCCGAGCCCAACGCAGCCTTGA
- the LOC127306343 gene encoding protein NOI4-like isoform X2, translating into MSMEAGRTIPKFGQWDVNNPASADGFTVIFSKARDEKKAPVTNVHKINRSTDSKDGRTEKMNSYNNNNSRANTSKWFCCVSPSPTQP; encoded by the exons ATGTCG ATGGAAGCTGGTCGCACCATCCCCAAGTTCGGGCAATGGGACGTGAACAACCCGGCCTCCGCCGACGGGTTCACGGTTATCTTCAGCAAGGCCAGGGATGAGAAGAAGGCCCCCGTCACCAACGTGCACAAGATCAACAGGTCTACCGACAGCAAGGACGGTAGGACCGAGAAGATGAActcctacaacaacaacaactccagGGCCAATACATCG AAATGGTTCTGCTGCGTGTCGCCGAGCCCAACGCAGCCTTGA
- the LOC139832601 gene encoding uncharacterized protein, whose amino-acid sequence MSELGSGDAEAEDPATPAPRCSTPALCSRPSVSGGGFGGRFWVLTPDVDDAEATSEPSEEGSPVRAPGRGAGTPFGVFLRAAEELGGSLRSGRRAAFAPGGRGSRFAATSRGGAAVGECPRWKQRWPSARRREALGDRGVRRRAPAPAPAPSAPAGAASRPDVACSPRSAPEAAADERDRPPLDPLGFPPLHSRPVDGPLLGPAQVSAGGFQVGASAAAHVPGAEPRTDGAHLRSTSAGGRETLFAGWWWIRKDASTLELGFPASIPDVRRHRKSARRVRVPPPPSPLRLSFAAVVAMERPQGEGGQRGRNQSGNKRRHDERAGSGSGTGGGRSNPQQHEADLRARALAEKNKNRSGTEGARAGGQGGISNHTPPAWWVEREKKRAAKEAARLAQVASGAAAPPPPSASGGGRAHEAATGKKVAEPGRSTASSGSRPASGVAEAAAPSTNMECFKCGRMGHFQAACTFPPVCLLCGVEGHNSAACTSKGRQPELRVMGQAVAGESFFALEFEEDDEESEEMSNGAVISFKHVVLSVSDLTRELHHLVEADWDWQVEETSAHEFSVVFPSRESLQISARSGRLFLPLSGTVADIHLADSDPAPVEMLQEVWIRLTGVPRRMRRADRLLAGMRMLGWPVRVDEDSIRRRQPVRMLLACRNPDKLRGSVQLFHKKLGYNIGVHVEPDSGASTSAPPPPPQAGPEDDDDEDDDDVDDLSPSRKEWDELGARDQARAAAAGAPSAAPSVDAPVDVAATPATAGPAPSARAACAPVDLGGSTAAPGPVEPVVSDQYGSNLRGWPLPLLQLEQARAADLASAECRPSLILEDGEAPASPLLPDSSTLLTAESDGEDSADSPSKNTDGVEAMDAEAAGGDDEMLEEGGQVVDQGAPAAGRQVIPRRRRTKTVPAEPARKSARLTDSTPVMQRAQERAAAKNLEPGTISDFAVLPSLSDSHLVSVTHDCGMAFETESRPVAESISLIRANEEAQAVLALAVFRKEVEVARKAASSSAPGPVATGAAPVSGDDGDPSLVEVPVLAATRANTGGIPRASLASRSGRRKAPRI is encoded by the coding sequence ATGAGTGAGTTGGGCTCTGGCGACGCGGAGGCGGAAGACCCCGCAACGCCGGCTCCTCGTTGCTCGACGCCGGCGCTCTGCTCTCGCCCGTCGGTGAGCGGGGGCGGCTTCGGCGGCAGGTTCTGGGTCCTCACTCCCGACGTCGACGACGCGGAGGCGACGAGCGAGCCCAGTGAGGAGGGCTCTCCTGTGCGCGCCCCTGGGCGTGGGGCGGGCACGCCGTTCGGCGTTTTCctgcgggcggcggaggagcttgGGGGCTCCCTCCGGTCGGGCCGCAGAGCGGCGTTCGCGCCTGGTGGCCGGGGCTCGCGGTTTGCGGCGACGTCTCGTGGCGGCGCCGCCGTCGGTGAGTGCCCCCGGTGGAAGCAGCGGTGGCCGTCCGCGCGTAGGCGCGAGGCTCTCGGGGACCGCGGCGTGCGGCGGAGGGCGCCGGCTCCGGCCCCTGCTCCCTCGGCTCCGGCTGGGGCAGCTTCCCGACCCGACGTGGCGTGCTCGCCGCGCTCGGcgccggaggcggcggcggacgaACGGGACCGTCCCCCGCTTGACCCGTTAGGGTTTCCCCCGCTCCACTCGCGGCCGGTGGATGGGCCGCTCCTGGGCCCGGCCCAGGTGTCCGCTGGTGGGTTCCAGGTGGGCGCCTCTGCTGCGGCCCATGTGCCTGGGGCCGAACCCAGGACGGACGGGGCCCATTTGCGGTCCACTTCGGCTGGGGGCCGGGAGACCTTATTTGCGGGGTGGTGGTGGATTCGGAAGGACGCGTCCACTTTGGAGTTAGGTTTTCCGGCTTCGATCCCCGACGTGCGCCGCCACCGCAAATCCGCCCGCCGCGTCCGCGTCCCTCCACCCCCCTCGCCGCTTCGCCTTTCCTTCGCCGCGGTCGTGGCCATGGAGCGCCCTCAGGGAGAAGGTGGGCAGCGGGGCCGGAACCAGTCCGGCAACAAGCGCCGCCATGATGAGCGCGCCGGCTCGGGCTCCGGTACCGGCGGCGGACGGTCGAACCCGCAACAGCACGAGGCGGACCTCCGTGCTCgtgcgctggcggagaagaacaaGAACCGGTCGGGGACCGAGGGCGCCCGTGCCGGGGGGCAGGGCGGCATCAGCAACCACACCCCTCCCGCCTGGTGGGTGGAGAGGGAGAAGAAAAGGGCGGCTAAGGAGGCGGCCCGCCTCGCGCAGGTGGCCTCAggggcggcggctcctcctcctccctctgcgTCCGGTGGGGGCCGGGCGCATGAGGCGGCTACCGGCAAGAAGGTCGCGGAGCCGGGGCGCTCCACGGCCAGCTCTGGATCCCGCCCGGCCTCTGGGGTGGCCGAGGCGGCGGCTCCCTCCACCAACATGGAATGCTTTAAGTGCGGCCGGATGGGGCACTTCCAGGCGGCCTGTACCTTCCCCCCGGTGTGCCTCTTGTGCGGCGTCGAGGGCCACAACTCGGCGGCCTGCACTTCCAAGGGGCGGCAACCGGAGCTCCGCGTGATGGGGCAAGCGGTGGCGGGGGAAAGTTTCTTCGCCCTCGAGTTCGAGGAGGATGATGAGGAATCGGAGGAGATGTCCAATGGGGCGGTCATCTCCTTCAAACATGTGGTGCTCTCGGTGAGTGACTTGACTCGGGAGCTCCACCACCTCGTGGAGGCGGATTGGGATTGGCAAGTCGAGGAGACCTCTGCCCATGAGTTCTCCGTCGTGTTCCCCTCCCGCGAGTCCCTGCAGATCTCGGCCCGCAGTGGTCGCCTCTTTCTTCCCCTTAGTGGGACAGTGGCCGACATTCACCTGGCTGATTCCGACCCGGCGCCGGTCGAGATGCTGCAGGAGGTCTGGATCCGCCTTACTGGGGTGCCACGCCGGATGCGTCGGGCGGACAGACTTCTGGCCGGCATGCGCATGTTGGGTTGGCCGGTTCGGGTTGACGAGGACTCCATCCGTCGCCGCCAGCCGGTCCGAATGCTGCTCGCATGCCGCAACCCGGACAAGCTAAGGGGCTCGGTCCAACTCTTTCACAAGAAGCTCGGCTACAACATCGGGGTGCACGTGGAGCCGGACAGTGGTGCCTCTACCTCGgcccctcctccacctcctcaggCGGGAccggaggacgacgatgacgaggacGACGATGATGTCGACGACCTCAGCCCCTCTCGTAAGGAGTGGGATGAGCTGGGTGCCCGTGACCAGGCCCGGGCGGCTGCGGCGGGTGCTCCGTCGGCAGCCCCGTCGGTCGATGCGCCGGTCGATGTGGCGGCTACGCCGGCTACGGCGGGGCCGGCCCCTTCGGCCCGTGCGGCCTGTGCGCCCGTGGACCTGGGGGGGTCTACGGCTGCGCCCGGTCCGGTGGAGCCGGTCGTCTCGGACCAGTACGGGTCCAACCTGAGGGGCTGGCCCCTCCCGCTGCTCCAGCTTGAGCAAGCGAGGGCGGCGGACCTTGCCTCGGCAGAGTGCCGACCGTCTCTGATCTTGGAGGATGGCGAGGCGCCCGCGTCCCCCCTCCTCCCAGACTCCTCCACCCTGCTCACTGCCGAGTCGGATGGGGAGGATTCCGCAGACTCTCCGTCCAAGAACACTGACGGCGTGGAGGCCATGGACGCGGAGGCGGCGGGTGGGGACGATGAGATGTTGGAGGAGGGCGGCCAGGTGGTGGACCAGGGCGCGCCTGCGGCGGGCCGGCAGGTCATCCCGCGTCGACGTCGCACGAAGACGGTCCCGGCGGAGCCGGCCAGGAAGAGCGCGCGTCTGACAGACTCGACCCCGGTCATGCAGCGTGCTCAGGAGCGGGCGGCGGCGAAGAACCTCGAGCCAGGTACGATCTCCGACTTCGCCGTTCTCCCCTCCCTCTCGGACTCTCACCTCGTTTCGGTTACTCATGACTGTGGCATGGCCTTTGAGACGGAGTCCCGCCCTGTCGCGGAATCGATATCCCTCATTCGTGCGAACGAGGAGGCACAGGCGGTGCTGGCCCTTGCGGTGTTCCGcaaggaggtggaggtggctcGCAAGGCCGCCTCTTCTTCCGCTCCTGGACCCGTGGCAACTGGGGCTGCCCCGgtctcgggcgacgacggtgaccCCTCGCTTGTGGAGGTCCCGGTTCTGGCTGCCACCCGCGCCAACACGGGGGGCATTCCGAGGGCTAGTTTGGCATCCCGTTCTGGACGGAGGAAAGCTCCTCGCATCTAA